From the genome of Puntigrus tetrazona isolate hp1 unplaced genomic scaffold, ASM1883169v1 S000000608, whole genome shotgun sequence, one region includes:
- the LOC122334654 gene encoding cyanocobalamin reductase / alkylcobalamin dealkylase-like → MAISSERVEDLIGTFRETLKAQGFEIYPFKVGWYNAVVSRAHQLSFPADTLALVLLSTPSMFERSFVPFLRSQRCEAVRDPVDQCTAHTVSSSVSLCFPNQSVDVSYDYEMLPSRRPKFLAQTAAHISGAAYYYQKSDIHRPPWGDKKMFGVCIHPRLGGWFAIRALLVFKDLQAGEELEQKDPPDCVCSQEDRIELLERFNFRWQDWSYRDIIPTEERYSPGQREYFLTPPGQRGALLRRWGYLTDTDTEKQSETDKDVAC, encoded by the exons ATGGCGATCTCCAGCGAACGCGTGGAGGATCTCATAGGAACTTTCCGCGAGACGTTAAAAGCGCAAGGTTTCGAGATTTACCCCTTTAAG gttGGCTGGTACAATGCAGTGGTGTCTCGTGCTCATCAGCTGTCGTTCCCAGCAGACACCCTGGCTCTGGTGCTCCTGAGCACACCGTCCATGTTTGAGCGCTCCTTCGTCCCCTTCTTACGGAGTCAGCGCTGTGAGGCTGTCCGAGACCCCGTGGACCAGTGCACCGCGCACACAGTCTCCTCCTCGGTCTCTCTG tgttTTCCGAATCAGTCTGTGGATGTCAGTTATGATTATGAAATGTTACCCAGCAGAAGACCCAAGTTTCTTGCCCAGACTGCTGCCCACATCTCAGGAGCAGCGTACTACTACCAGAAATCAGACATCCACAGGCCGCCGTGGGGTGACAAG AAGATGTTTGGGGTTTGCATACACCCCAGGCTGGGCGGCTGGTTTGCTATACGAGCCCTGCTGGTCTTTAAGGATTTGCAAGCGGGAGAAGAACTCGAGCAGAAAGACCCTCCGGACTGTGTGTGTTCCCAGGAGGACAGGATCGAGCTGCTGGAGCGCTTTAACTTCCGCTGGCAGGACTGGAGCTACCGAGACATCATTCCCACAGAGGAGAGATACTCTCCTGGACAGAGGGAGTATTTCCTGACTCCTCCGGGACAGCGGGGGGCGCTGCTGAGACGGTGGGGATATCTGACTGACACTGACACTGAGAAGCAGAGCGAAACAGACAAAGATGTAGCCTGTTGA